A genomic window from Cricetulus griseus strain 17A/GY chromosome 4, alternate assembly CriGri-PICRH-1.0, whole genome shotgun sequence includes:
- the Clec3b gene encoding tetranectin encodes MGFWGTYLLFCLFSILSQGTTETPTPKTKKATNVKKDVVSPKMFEELKSRLDSLAQEVALLKEQQALQTVCLKGTKVNLKCFLAFTQQKTFHEASEDCISRGGTLGTPQSGLENEALFEYARQSVGSEVEIWMGLNDMASEGAWVDMTGGRLAYKNWETEITAQPDGGKAENCAALAVAANGKWFDKRCRDQLPYICQFAIV; translated from the exons ATGGGATTTTGGGGCACCTACCTGctcttctgcctcttctccaTCTTGTCCCAGGGCACTACAGAGACACCCACCCCCAAGACCAAGAAAGCTACAAATGTCAAGAAAG ACGTGGTGAGCCCAAAGATGTTTGAGGAGCTCAAGAGCAGGCTGGACAGCCTGGCCCAGGAAGTGGCCCTGCTGAAGGAGCAGCAGGCCTTGCAGACCG TGTGCCTGAAGGGCACCAAGGTAAACTTGAAGTGCTTCCTGGCCTTCACCCAGCAGAAGACCTTCCACGAGGCGAGCGAGGACTGCATCTCGCGCGGGGGCACGCTGGGCACGCCGCAGTCGGGGCTAGAGAACGAGGCACTGTTCGAGTACGCGCGCCAGAGCGTGGGTAGCGAGGTAGAGATCTGGATGGGCCTTAACGACATGGCGTCGGAAGGCGCCTGGGTGGACATGACCGGCGGCCGCCTGGCCTACAAGAACTGGGAGACGGAGATCACGGCGCAGCCTGACGGCGGCAAAGCCGAGAACTGCGCCGCCCTGGCCGTAGCGGCCAACGGCAAGTGGTTCGACAAGAGATGCCGCGACCAGTTGCCTTACATCTGCCAGTTTGCCATCGTATAG